The sequence below is a genomic window from Dyadobacter chenwenxiniae.
CCCAACTGGTCGAAGCGGTAATCGGCGCTGGCGCAACCGTTGTCAATATTCCGGACACAACAGGATATTGCCTTCCAGACGAATACGGCTCAAAAATCAAATACATTTTTGAGAACGTTTCGAACATTCATAAAGCGGTTATTTCTATTCACTGCCATAATGACCTTGGATTGGCAACGGCCAATTCTATCGCAGGCATAAGCCAGGGTGCGCGCCAGGTGGAGGTTACAATAAACGGAATTGGCGAGCGTGCCGGAAATACGTCTTTGGAAGAGGTTGTGATGGCATTAACGGTTCACAAGGAACTTGGTTTGGAAACGGGCGTTAATACGCAATTTATTTATCCGACCAGTCAATTGGTGTCAAAAATGATGCGTATGCCGGTCCAGGCTAACAAGGCGATAGTGGGACGAAACGCGTTCGCACATTCATCCGGAATTCACCAGGATGGTTTCCTGAAACACCAGTTGACGTACGAAATTATGAACCCACAGGATGTGGGAGTTGACAAATCTGACATTGTGCTTACAGCCCGTAGCGGTAGACATGCTTTGAAGCACCGCCTAGAATTACTTGGATTCAGCTTCGACAAGCCAGCATTGGATGAATTGTACACAAGATTCCTGGAAGTGGCCGATTTGAAGAAGGAAGTGAACGACGCAGATCTGGTCGATTTGGCCCGTACGGCGATCCCAGTGGAATAATTAGAAAATCATTAAAAAGCATAACCCATTGAATCTGAATTTGATGTTTTAAAGAATTATTTGTAACATTACATATTCAATAACATCCATCAGATTGCAAAAAGCCCTCGGTGATTCTGACTAAGGGCTTTTTTCTTGTTACAGGATAATGGTACGATTGCCGTGAATAAACACGCGATCATTGAAAACGAGCTTCAAAGCCTTCGACAAAACTCCCTTTTCAGTATCCCTTCCCAGCGTAGCCATATCTGATGCAGTTTGTCTGTGATCTACCGATTTAACATCCTGCGCAATGATCGGCCCTTCGTCTAAATCGTTGTTTACAAAATGTGCTGTGGCTCCAATAATTTTGACACCGCGCTCATAAGCTTGGCGGTAAGGATTCGCGCCAATGAACGCCGGAAGAAAGGAATGGTGAATGTTAATGATCTTGTCCGGGAAATGATCTACAAAATTCGGCGTGATCACGCGCATGTATTTTGCCAAAACCAAATATTCCGGCCGGTAAATGTCTAATGTTCTTAGAATCGCTTCCTCATGCTCTTCCCGCGAACGGTTTTCGTGCGAAATAAAATGAAATGGAATGCCAAATTTACCTACAAGTGGCTGCAAAGTGTTATAGTTGCTGATCACAGCCAAGATGGTCGCATCCAGTTCGTCAAATGCATAACGAATCAGCAATTCACCAAGGCAATGGTGCTCCTTGGTGACCATGAGTACAATATCCTTCTTCTTTTTTGGGTTAATGCGCAGGTTTAGTCCGGCTGGCAGGTCAGACTTCAAAACTTCCATTAGTTTGTCAATATCTGTTTCGCCTTCAAACTCTGTCCGCATGAAGAAATATTTGGAAGGGCTAACGTATTCATCATTGCGTATAATGTTCTGATTATGAGCAAATAGTATGCGGGTAACCTGGTAAATCAAGCCTTTATGATCGGGCCCGTCCATCAATAGGATATGTCGTTGGATCATTCGTTTTAAACTAAATGGACTTAAAATTAATATTTAACCAGCTATATTTTTTCAAAGGTTGCGGTAACTTATCTCCTTTACCGGCTGTTTCAAAGACTGACATCGATATTTACCGCAATGGCAGAAGAACTATTACTCCCTACAAACACCGACAGAGCGACGGTTTACAATGCATTATTTCCTCAAATTGAGGCATTAATAAGTACGGAAAGCGACCTGATCGCCAACCTGGCGAATGTTGCCGCAGCATTAAAAGAAGCATTCGGCTTTTTTTGGGTAGGATTTTATATTGTAAAAGAAGGCCAGTTGGTGCTGGGACCATTTCAAGGGCCTATCGCCTGCACACGCATTGCATTCGACAAAGGTGTCTGCGGAGCGAGTTATAGTCAGAAAAAGACATTAATTGTGCCCGACGTAGAGGAATTCCCGGGTCACATTGCGTGTAATTCGGCTTCCAGATCCGAGATCGTTTTACCCGTTTTTCACCGGAATGGAACCGTGGCAATGGTGTTGGACGTGGATAGTGACCAGCTCGACGATTTCAGCGAAACAGACGCTCGCGAACTGGGGAAAATTCTTAGGCTAATAGAAAGAAAATTGTAGCAGATAATGCAAAAAAGCCTCGCTATCGATGAATAGCAAGGCTTTTTGTTTATTTAATTAAAACCTAGTTCAAAGAAAACATAGGCAATCTCAGCGCAACAACATTGTTGAACATGAGTTTGGATATTTTTGGATCCATGTAATCAATCAGCGGAAACTCCGAAACGAGCGACATTACTTCAAACTCGCTGTCCGCCCTCACCACACACCAGAGTTTGGAGTAATCATCCGAAAGCGCATAGGACATCAATCGTCCCTGCTCCATCATTTCATTAATTTTCTTTCTCTGAGCAGGTATTTTCGCTGTAAAATCTTCCGACATAACAGCCGGAAGTTGAATTTCAACCATGTATTGGCTCATAGGTGATAGAAGTTAGGTGTACAGAAATACCTTAGCGTTTACCTCACTTGTATTAAAAGGATATGTATCGATGAATAGTTCCTGCATGTAATGTAGCAAACATTCTCAAAAAACCTTTTTTACTTTTTCCAACCATTTTAATGTTGATCGTGTCAAACCTATTACGAATTGCCTTGTTCAGAATTGCGCAATGCGTTAGCCATGAAGCAGTATTCAATTATCTTTGGGATAGTGGTGCTGATTTACATATAAACCGAACGAAGCACCCCTAAACTTCGGATGACCTTTAACGAACAGGAACTAGTGCAAGGCTGCAAGCAGCGCAACAGGACTGCCCAAAGACAACTTTATGACGTCTTCGGGGGCAAGCTGTTTGCTATATGCCTGCGCTACACTAAAAACCGGACGGATGCGGAGGATGTTTTACAGGATGCGTTCATTAAGATATATGAAAATATAGATTCTTTCAGGAACGATAGCCCGTTGGAGTATTGGCTCCGTTCTGTAGTAGTGAATACAGCATTAAACCATCTGAGGCAGCAGAAATATTTGAAAGACCTGGATGACATTGATTTACACCATAATGGCATTGCTGATAAGGAAGTAACATTGGGGGATTTTCAGTTGAAACAACTTTTGGAAGTAATACAAGAGTTGCCGCCTGGATGCCAGACTATATTTAACCTGTATGCCATTGAAGGTTATCAGCACAATGAAATAGCCCAAAAATTGGGCATATCAGAAGGAACGTCGAAGTCGCAATATGCGCGGGCAAGAGGACTTCTTCAACAAAAATTGAACAAAGAAAAAAGATTTAATGATGGATCCGTCCGAGATAAACAACTTTGAAGATCAGTGGCGAAAGGCTTTGAAGGAAGCCTCCGAAGCTCCTCCTCAATCCGTTTGGGAGGGCATTGAGGCGCGTCTTGATCAGCAGGAAGATAAGGGATTGATACTGCCGATTTGGTGGCAGTCGTCTAAGATATGGTATGCAGCAGCGTCGATAGCAGCACTTCTATTAGTTGGCGGTGGTATATGGTATTCAAATTCAGGCATGAAAGGAAGCAAAGTCAACCACGAAATCGCTGCCAGCCAGAATCCGAAAGCTGGTATTTCTGCTGAAAATGAATCCACTAAAAGCAGCGCCGAAATAGAAAGTAATGCAGATGTAAGCGCTGATGTGAATAAGGAGCAATTGGCGTTGGAGGAAAGTAAAGCTGAAAGTGCTTCGGACGCGGTGAGAAACAATGCATTAAGATCAGATAGCAAAGGAGCAACCACTGCTTCCCGAAATGCTGATGCTGCGAGAAGGTCTGATATAAAAGCAGGAAGCACTGGCAATACGCCGGCTCAGGGCCCGGATAATGCATTGGCCCAGGTTCAAAAACCAGCGGCTACGGCAATTGAAAACAAAATCAATGAAGATTACGCTGCTGCTGTGACAAAAGAGAGCACTGTTAATGATGAAGCAGTCGCTGCAACGGAATCCACAATGGCGCTTGCGTTGTTGCCTACAACGCCTTACAGTGACCTGGACATACACGTGCAAAAACGCTACGTTTATTTTCGCCCAGACGCTAAGATTGAAGAACCCGTCGAACCTGTAAAACACACAGAATACTATGCGGCACTCAGCCTTATGCCGGCCTCTTTTAATCCAAACGTGAAAGTAAAAGCAGCGCCAGTTGGCTTTTCCGGACAATCATTATCGACAAGAAAGGCCGTCACAGGAAGTAGCGAGGCAGGTGCTTCCTACGCCGTGCAAACGCAAGGCGGGATGAAGCTTTCGAAACATTGGTCGGTTGAAATGGGCGTAAGCTATCTGAAAGGAAACTCAACTTATGAAGGCGGGGGCTATGTGATGAATGCATTCAGCAATAAGTCTGCGAATGTTTTGGAGAACGCCTATGCAGGCTTAGCACCTGGTTATGCCGGAATGAATGGAGATAAAGCGGCGGATTTTGTCAATAACGGGGCACTTTACATTGATGTTGCCAAAACGGTGAGCAATAATTATCACTATCTGCAGCTGCCGGTTCAAGCCGGGTTCACTATCTATCCGGAGAAAAAGTTTAATGCTTCCATTCTGGGTGGAATGATGGCCAATTTCTTCCTCAGCAATGAGCTGGAATCGGCATCGGGCGAAATCATAACCACCAAGGCCAGCGACGAAATATACAGAAGCATGAACTGGGCCGCCACTACAGGCTTGCGATTCAATTACAGGCTTTCCACACGCTGGAATGCGAACCTGACGGGATCTTACCAGAAATCTGTGACATCTGGTTTCCGATCTAACCAAAGTTTGGAATCCCGCCCTTATTTGTATGGCATTTCATGGGGAATGCGCTATTCTTTTTGAAATAAATGCAATCCGGTTCCAACCATTTTTTGATTTTGAGTTTCTAGGATAATGTAGATTCAGAAAATCTATTAGCCATGAACAAGATTCTTAAATCATTATTAATCCCAGGAGTCGTTGCCAGCGCAATGATCGGCTGTACCAACGACAATCCCGGTCCGGACAGTGTGCCGGATCCGGTGTACCCGGTTCAGATTCCAGCTCGTATTTCAGCAGGAACAAATGAATTTGCATTCAATTTCCTTCACACCTTGCAGCAAACGGAGGCTCCCGAGGAAAATCTCTTTGTATCGCCGCTAAGCCTGCATATGGCACTAGGCATGCTGCTGAATGGGGCCGAGCAGGAAACCGCAGATGAAATTCTTAAAGCCCTTGAGATGGAAGGCGTATCACTGGTGGATCTCAACAATGCTTACAAAACGCTAATTAATGACCTGCCGGTTGCTGATTCCAAAGTTAAACTGGGCCTTGCCAATTCCCTTTGGTATAGAAGCGATTTTGCCGTAAAGCCGGATTTTCAATCGGTTTTGAAGAATTCATTCAATGCTGAAGCGACAGGCCTTCCCTTCGATAATGCGGCCAAAGACAAGATTAATCAGTGGGCGAGTGATAAAACCAATGGTAAGATTAAAAAAGTCATAGAAGAGATCAAGCCTGAGCACGTCATGTTCCTGCTTAATGCATTGTATTTCAAGGGAGACTGGAAATATCAGTTTGATGCGAAGAATACGAGGGACGAAACATTTAAACTGGAAAATGGAAGCAGCAAGTCAGTTAAAATGATGTATGCCAAATCCAGTTTCAAAAATTTCAGCGCCGCCAGTTACGACATGGTGCAGCTTCCCTACTCGAATGGGCAGTTTAATATGACATTGCTCGTTCCAAAAGGAGAAAACACGGTGAATAAAATGCTTGCGGACTTCAATTCCAGTGACTGGGAGAAGTTGCGCAACGGAACATCAGAGTCGAAAATAGAAGTAGGCTTACCCAGATTCACATTGGAATATTCAGCACAATTGAAAGCAACGCTGGAAAAAATGGGCATTCAAAAGGCATTCACATCCGCAGCAGAACTTGGGAAGATTAACCCAACAGCTGACCTGTTTGTAGATTTCGTAAAGCAGGATACTTACTTAGGCATTGATGAAAAAGGAACAGAAGCTGCCGCAGTGACTTCAATAGGCGTTGGTGCCACATCGGCTGGTCCGAATCCGAGGATCATCTGCGACCGCCCGTTTGCTTTAATCATCAGTGAAAATACGTCCAATACAATCCTCTTCATGGGCAGGATCAAGAGCCCAGAAAGTAAATAGCATGTTCTATTAGCCAAAATATCAAAGATAAAAAATGCCGGTAGTCCTGGCATTTTCGGGGTGCGTTATCGTCCGAAGGCCTTGCTTTCGGACGATTTTGTTTTAGGTTACAACCATTCACAAATCGCATGTGTCATGCAATAAACCAAGTATAAATGTAACTTTTACTGGCCTCTATAACCTAACCGCTATGAAAACTAATCCTTTACTCTTGTTAGTTGTTTTCGCTGCAATGTGCTGGTCATGCAATGACCAATGCACGGAGACCCGCATTACCAGACGCTTTACCAATGTTACGCATTCCCTTCTCGAATTGCGGACGATGGTCAAAAAGGAATCTCCGCGATCGTTGGAGCGTCCCGGTAAAATGTACATTAAGGGAGATTATCTGTTTGTAAATGAGATCAAGGAAGGCATCCATATCATTAATAACAAAGATAAGTCACACCCCGAATTTATGACCTTCATTCGTATCCCGGGAAACGGCGATATGGCCGTTCGGGACAACATTTTGTATGCTGATAGTTTTTCGGACCTTCTTGCGATTGACATTAGCGATCCTCTGAATCCAAAAGAAATCGAGCGGATCAAAAATGTTTTCAAAAATGGCCTTTTCGATGGCGGCACCTGGACATTAAACGAGACTACGGGTGCTATTAATGACCAGAATGTGGATTTGGTAACAGAAACAGTGACAGTGAATTGCGAAGAAGATGTTAGTCCCGGCTGGTGGGGTGGATGGTTTAATGACAGCTTCGCCCAATCTTCATTCTCCGGATCATCTTCCTCCGCACCAAGTTCGGGTGGCAGCAGCGGAAAAGCAGGCTCTATGGCGCGGTTCGCGTTGTATCAGAACTTTCTTTACACGGTGACACAAAACAGCCTGCATCTTTTCGATGTTAAAACACCGTCGAAACCGAAGGATTTTTCAACCATCAATTTTGGTTGGGGGATTGAGACCATTTTTCCTCATGAAAACAAGCTTTTCATTGGTTCAAACACCGGAATGTTCATTTTCGACAACAGTAATCCCGCTGACCCAAAACAACTCTCAACATTCCAGCATGGTCGCGCCTGCGACCCGGTGGTGGTGCAGGACAACATTGCCTATGTGACGATCAGGACCGGGACATTTTGTCAGGGATCGCAGAACCAGCTGGATCTTGTGGATGTGAGCAATCCCTCCTCGCCACAGCTAATCAAGAGCTATCAAATGGAGAACCCGCACGGTTTGAGCATTGATTCGCCTACATTGTTCCTCTGTGAAGGTGCACACGGACTGAAAGTTTTTGATGTAAAGGATAAATTCAAAATCGACAAAAATCTGTTGGCTCATTTCAAGGATATGGATGCCTTTGATGTGATCTCATTGGGAAAAACATTACTGCTTATAGGAAAAGACGGATTCTATCAGTACGATTCCAGTGATCCCAAGGATCT
It includes:
- a CDS encoding outer membrane beta-barrel protein codes for the protein MMDPSEINNFEDQWRKALKEASEAPPQSVWEGIEARLDQQEDKGLILPIWWQSSKIWYAAASIAALLLVGGGIWYSNSGMKGSKVNHEIAASQNPKAGISAENESTKSSAEIESNADVSADVNKEQLALEESKAESASDAVRNNALRSDSKGATTASRNADAARRSDIKAGSTGNTPAQGPDNALAQVQKPAATAIENKINEDYAAAVTKESTVNDEAVAATESTMALALLPTTPYSDLDIHVQKRYVYFRPDAKIEEPVEPVKHTEYYAALSLMPASFNPNVKVKAAPVGFSGQSLSTRKAVTGSSEAGASYAVQTQGGMKLSKHWSVEMGVSYLKGNSTYEGGGYVMNAFSNKSANVLENAYAGLAPGYAGMNGDKAADFVNNGALYIDVAKTVSNNYHYLQLPVQAGFTIYPEKKFNASILGGMMANFFLSNELESASGEIITTKASDEIYRSMNWAATTGLRFNYRLSTRWNANLTGSYQKSVTSGFRSNQSLESRPYLYGISWGMRYSF
- a CDS encoding RNA polymerase sigma factor; this encodes MTFNEQELVQGCKQRNRTAQRQLYDVFGGKLFAICLRYTKNRTDAEDVLQDAFIKIYENIDSFRNDSPLEYWLRSVVVNTALNHLRQQKYLKDLDDIDLHHNGIADKEVTLGDFQLKQLLEVIQELPPGCQTIFNLYAIEGYQHNEIAQKLGISEGTSKSQYARARGLLQQKLNKEKRFNDGSVRDKQL
- a CDS encoding GAF domain-containing protein, which codes for MAEELLLPTNTDRATVYNALFPQIEALISTESDLIANLANVAAALKEAFGFFWVGFYIVKEGQLVLGPFQGPIACTRIAFDKGVCGASYSQKKTLIVPDVEEFPGHIACNSASRSEIVLPVFHRNGTVAMVLDVDSDQLDDFSETDARELGKILRLIERKL
- a CDS encoding 2-isopropylmalate synthase — its product is MSNRVQIFDTTLRDGEQVPGSQLTTEEKIVVAKQLEILGVDIIEAGFPVSSPGDFNSVVEISKAVREPIICALSRAVPGDIDAAAHALQYARRGRIHTGIGSSDIHIQHKFNTTREKILERAITATKYAKSKVEDVEFYCEDAGRADLVFLAQLVEAVIGAGATVVNIPDTTGYCLPDEYGSKIKYIFENVSNIHKAVISIHCHNDLGLATANSIAGISQGARQVEVTINGIGERAGNTSLEEVVMALTVHKELGLETGVNTQFIYPTSQLVSKMMRMPVQANKAIVGRNAFAHSSGIHQDGFLKHQLTYEIMNPQDVGVDKSDIVLTARSGRHALKHRLELLGFSFDKPALDELYTRFLEVADLKKEVNDADLVDLARTAIPVE
- the purU gene encoding formyltetrahydrofolate deformylase — protein: MDGPDHKGLIYQVTRILFAHNQNIIRNDEYVSPSKYFFMRTEFEGETDIDKLMEVLKSDLPAGLNLRINPKKKKDIVLMVTKEHHCLGELLIRYAFDELDATILAVISNYNTLQPLVGKFGIPFHFISHENRSREEHEEAILRTLDIYRPEYLVLAKYMRVITPNFVDHFPDKIINIHHSFLPAFIGANPYRQAYERGVKIIGATAHFVNNDLDEGPIIAQDVKSVDHRQTASDMATLGRDTEKGVLSKALKLVFNDRVFIHGNRTIIL
- a CDS encoding muconolactone Delta-isomerase family protein — translated: MSQYMVEIQLPAVMSEDFTAKIPAQRKKINEMMEQGRLMSYALSDDYSKLWCVVRADSEFEVMSLVSEFPLIDYMDPKISKLMFNNVVALRLPMFSLN
- a CDS encoding serpin family protein yields the protein MNKILKSLLIPGVVASAMIGCTNDNPGPDSVPDPVYPVQIPARISAGTNEFAFNFLHTLQQTEAPEENLFVSPLSLHMALGMLLNGAEQETADEILKALEMEGVSLVDLNNAYKTLINDLPVADSKVKLGLANSLWYRSDFAVKPDFQSVLKNSFNAEATGLPFDNAAKDKINQWASDKTNGKIKKVIEEIKPEHVMFLLNALYFKGDWKYQFDAKNTRDETFKLENGSSKSVKMMYAKSSFKNFSAASYDMVQLPYSNGQFNMTLLVPKGENTVNKMLADFNSSDWEKLRNGTSESKIEVGLPRFTLEYSAQLKATLEKMGIQKAFTSAAELGKINPTADLFVDFVKQDTYLGIDEKGTEAAAVTSIGVGATSAGPNPRIICDRPFALIISENTSNTILFMGRIKSPESK
- a CDS encoding LVIVD repeat-containing protein, whose protein sequence is MKTNPLLLLVVFAAMCWSCNDQCTETRITRRFTNVTHSLLELRTMVKKESPRSLERPGKMYIKGDYLFVNEIKEGIHIINNKDKSHPEFMTFIRIPGNGDMAVRDNILYADSFSDLLAIDISDPLNPKEIERIKNVFKNGLFDGGTWTLNETTGAINDQNVDLVTETVTVNCEEDVSPGWWGGWFNDSFAQSSFSGSSSSAPSSGGSSGKAGSMARFALYQNFLYTVTQNSLHLFDVKTPSKPKDFSTINFGWGIETIFPHENKLFIGSNTGMFIFDNSNPADPKQLSTFQHGRACDPVVVQDNIAYVTIRTGTFCQGSQNQLDLVDVSNPSSPQLIKSYQMENPHGLSIDSPTLFLCEGAHGLKVFDVKDKFKIDKNLLAHFKDMDAFDVISLGKTLLLIGKDGFYQYDSSDPKDLRLLSKIPVGKAI